A segment of the Gammaproteobacteria bacterium genome:
GAGGCCCAACGTCTTGCTGCCGGTCAGCCCGCCGATGCCCAACAGGAAGTAGGTAACCCACAGGGTGAGGAATATCCACCACAGGGCCCAGTTCAGCTTGAAGGTTCCAACCCACATGTACAGAGTGAAAAAGCCCCACAGGATCAGCGCAACGTTGATCCCGTTGCCGACACCGGACAAATCCAGTGACTTCATGCCGCCGAGCCAGAGCAGCAACGCGAACCATACCCAGAACGCACCGTACGAAATAAACGCGGTCATGCCAAACGTGTTGCCGGTTTTAGCTTCGAGCACCCCGGCCACGATTTGCATGAGGCCGCCATAGATGAAGGCCAGCGGCAGCACGACCGCCAAGCTACCGCTCGGTACCATGCCGGCGTTGACCAGGCTCAACATGACGGTAGTGAGTCCGAAACATATCAGCCCCAATGCCGCCGGATTGGCCTGGGGATTAGCTTGTTCTGCCATTGAGATCTCCTCCCATAGTTATCGAGCGCCAAAGGTTATATGCCTAAGTACTGTGCTCCGCAAGAGCCTGAATCAGCCCCGGGACGACAACCGAAGCCGGAGAGGCCGCGCGCAAATCGCCGCATGTGATGAATCGCCGCTATTTGCTCAA
Coding sequences within it:
- a CDS encoding acetate uptake transporter: MAEQANPQANPAALGLICFGLTTVMLSLVNAGMVPSGSLAVVLPLAFIYGGLMQIVAGVLEAKTGNTFGMTAFISYGAFWVWFALLLWLGGMKSLDLSGVGNGINVALILWGFFTLYMWVGTFKLNWALWWIFLTLWVTYFLLGIGGLTGSKTLGLAGGWLGVICGVIAMYTSFAIVTNSTFKRTVLPLGPIGG